One region of Spiroplasma culicicola AES-1 genomic DNA includes:
- a CDS encoding lipoprotein, which produces MKKLITLLGALAVTASASSTVIACGNPGDTGGNGGGNENLPDKKFELEKTSIDIDTVNPGYINITNYDVLNSNSMPSEFEISDPEALQVTVSSIDKALIIAPLTNETINGIKVTVKSKIHSVTLTVNVKKADKQDQMKLSEKEIIMNTSKEARIKITNFDYLVPEAKPNNEFEFSESNYATAEYDDSNHDIVIKSLSKEISDLKLTIKTNNKKDVTISINIKAEVIDLSQGEYIKNIIAGNMDEYGNIDSSIAVGDKGFQITEKSVLTSFNVMNGVNISADDVVIESEEGSGDNGIGATYYISSNGNSENIIGEIELTLNQGIDPNEYFRNKNLGEIRLFEGAFNKLNEVLNSKDVISLGAMVFEVVGDRNKQLEYVKANFVKNMGAAGQAIMKNAVTTATTFQITNMPDLGGIFVKDQNIEFTFKFVKEDRITFYEGLPENKMINIEPGSSYETDRTPEGQIALKTYVYNSLNSNFKEKITLDHFLRFSKVLYDQQWVKSIDWLGFPTFYEGTYTKIDILPGSPLLYGHDGAAYIGYINNPGGLAGASGGGNLEKYEESGSLDIKYTAGMGAFTTTGSMSGNFYQGHPVINVYDYETSVGTINPIDDIEMYVGDSKTIDISGTNLEYKDIEVISNTNFVTAQIEDKKLKLTSNEVGNGNVTLAVKDKSNNKIDLKINVIAKPIINTELNNFTLTKTEATKTISFEIENLRDSDKITVESSNTKSSTVSEITKNDIMQYQFDVVYVNAPFLNSNSTISIKVNGTEIKSFVVTSSNK; this is translated from the coding sequence ATGAAAAAATTAATAACACTATTGGGAGCTCTAGCAGTTACTGCTAGTGCTTCATCAACTGTAATTGCTTGTGGAAACCCAGGTGATACAGGAGGTAACGGAGGAGGAAATGAAAATCTTCCTGATAAAAAATTTGAATTAGAAAAAACAAGTATTGATATTGATACAGTTAATCCAGGATACATTAATATTACAAATTATGATGTATTAAATTCAAATTCAATGCCTTCGGAATTTGAAATCAGTGATCCTGAAGCACTTCAAGTTACTGTTTCATCAATTGATAAAGCATTAATAATTGCTCCATTAACAAATGAAACAATTAATGGTATTAAAGTTACTGTAAAATCTAAAATACATTCAGTTACACTTACAGTAAATGTAAAAAAAGCAGATAAGCAAGATCAAATGAAATTATCTGAAAAAGAAATAATAATGAATACTTCAAAAGAAGCAAGAATTAAAATTACCAATTTTGATTATTTAGTGCCAGAAGCAAAACCAAATAATGAATTTGAATTTAGTGAGTCTAATTACGCAACAGCAGAATATGATGATTCAAACCATGATATTGTAATTAAATCATTATCTAAGGAGATTAGTGATTTAAAACTTACAATTAAAACTAACAATAAAAAAGATGTAACAATCTCAATTAATATCAAAGCTGAGGTAATAGATTTATCTCAAGGAGAATATATTAAAAACATTATTGCTGGAAATATGGATGAATATGGAAATATCGATTCATCAATAGCTGTTGGTGATAAAGGATTTCAAATTACAGAAAAATCAGTTTTAACAAGCTTTAATGTTATGAATGGTGTCAATATTTCTGCAGATGATGTTGTTATTGAATCTGAAGAAGGAAGTGGAGATAATGGAATTGGTGCAACTTATTATATTTCAAGTAATGGTAATTCAGAGAATATTATTGGTGAAATAGAATTAACTTTAAACCAAGGAATTGATCCAAATGAATACTTTAGAAATAAGAATCTAGGAGAAATAAGATTATTTGAAGGTGCATTTAATAAATTAAATGAAGTTTTAAATTCAAAAGATGTAATAAGTTTAGGAGCAATGGTTTTTGAAGTTGTTGGAGATAGAAATAAACAATTAGAATATGTTAAAGCAAATTTTGTTAAAAATATGGGTGCAGCTGGACAAGCAATTATGAAAAATGCAGTTACAACTGCAACAACATTCCAAATTACAAATATGCCAGATTTAGGTGGAATTTTTGTAAAAGATCAAAATATAGAGTTCACATTTAAATTTGTAAAAGAAGATAGAATCACCTTTTATGAAGGATTACCAGAAAATAAAATGATAAATATTGAACCTGGTTCAAGTTATGAGACAGATAGAACTCCAGAGGGTCAAATTGCTTTAAAAACATATGTATATAATAGTTTAAATTCTAATTTCAAAGAAAAAATTACTTTAGATCATTTCTTAAGATTTAGTAAGGTTTTGTATGATCAACAATGAGTAAAATCAATAGATTGATTGGGATTTCCAACTTTCTATGAAGGAACATATACTAAAATAGATATTTTACCTGGTTCACCATTACTTTATGGTCATGATGGAGCAGCATATATTGGATATATCAATAATCCTGGAGGTCTTGCAGGAGCTTCTGGTGGAGGAAATCTAGAGAAATATGAAGAATCAGGTTCTTTAGATATAAAATATACAGCAGGAATGGGAGCATTTACAACAACAGGTTCAATGTCTGGTAATTTTTACCAAGGACATCCTGTAATAAATGTTTATGATTATGAAACTTCAGTAGGAACAATTAATCCAATTGATGATATTGAAATGTATGTTGGAGATTCTAAAACAATAGATATTTCAGGAACAAACTTAGAGTATAAAGATATTGAAGTTATTTCAAATACTAATTTTGTAACAGCTCAAATTGAAGACAAAAAATTAAAACTTACTTCTAATGAAGTGGGAAATGGTAATGTAACGCTAGCTGTAAAAGATAAAAGTAATAATAAAATAGATTTAAAAATAAACGTAATAGCAAAACCAATAATAAATACAGAATTAAATAATTTTACATTGACCAAAACAGAAGCAACAAAAACAATTTCATTCGAAATTGAGAATTTAAGAGATAGTGATAAAATAACTGTTGAATCTTCTAATACAAAAAGTAGTACAGTTAGTGAAATAACAAAAAATGATATTATGCAATATCAATTTGATGTAGTTTATGTCAATGCACCATTTTTAAATTCTAACTCAACTATTTCAATTAAAGTCAATGGAACAGAAATAAAATCATTTGTAGTAACAAGTTCAAATAAATAA